Proteins encoded by one window of Canis lupus dingo isolate Sandy chromosome 10, ASM325472v2, whole genome shotgun sequence:
- the LOC112673701 gene encoding LOW QUALITY PROTEIN: inorganic pyrophosphatase 2, mitochondrial-like (The sequence of the model RefSeq protein was modified relative to this genomic sequence to represent the inferred CDS: deleted 1 base in 1 codon) produces MASYCTEEHSQPRSPSYHLFFKNVAGHYISPFHDIPLKVDSTVENGIPTKRARNDEYENLFNMVVEVPRWTNAKMEIATKEPLNPIKQDRKDGKLQYVANIFPHKGYIWNYGALPQTWEDPHRKDKSTDCCGDNDPMDVCEIGSKVLSCGEVIPVKILGILALIDQGETDWKIIAINVNDPEASKFHDIDDVKKYKPGYLEATLNWFRFYKVPEGKPENQFAFNAEFKNKAFALDVIKSTHECWKALLMKKCDGGAIKCTNVHISDSPFHCTQEEARSIVELVSSSPNQENNTEDQMWHFLGK; encoded by the exons TTACCACCTCTTCTTCAAGAATGTAGCTGGTCACTACATTTCCCCCTTTCATGATATTCCTCTGAAGGTGGACTCAACAGTGGAAAATGGCATTCCTACAAAGAGAGCACGAAATGATGAGTATGAGAATTTGTTTAATATGGTTGTAGAAGTACCTCGGTGGACAAATGCTAAAATGGAGATTGCCACAAAAGAGCCTTTGAATCCCATTAAACAAGATAGAAAGGATGGCAAGCTACAGTACGTGGCGAATATCTTCCCTCACAAGGGTTATATTTGGAATTACGGTGCCCTCCCACAGACTTGGGAAGATCCCCATCGAAAAGATAAGAGTACAGACTGCTGTGGAGATAATGATCCTATG GATGTTTGCGAAATAGGCTCAAAGGTTCTTTCTTGTGGAGAGGTTATTCCTGTGAAGATCCTTGGAATTTTGGCTCTTATTGATCAGGGTGAAACAGATTGGAAAATAATTGCTATCAATGTGAATGATCCTGAAGCCTCAAAGTTTCATGATATTGATGATGTTAAGAAGTACAAACCAGGTTACTTGGAAGCTACGCTTAACTGGTTTAGATTTTATAAGGTGccagaaggaaaaccagaaaaccaGTTTGCTTTTAATGCAGAATTCAAAAACAAGGCTTTTGCTCTTGATGTTATTAAATCTACTCATGAATGCTGGAAAGCATTGCTTATGAAGAAGTGTGATGGAGGAGCTATAAAGTGCACAAATGTGCATATATCTGACAGCCCTTTCCATTGCACTCAAGAGGAAGCAAGATCAATAGTTGAACTGGTGTCATCTTCACCgaatcaagaaaataatacagaagatCAAATGTGGCACTTCCTTGGCAAGTGA